The Thermoplasmata archaeon DNA window GGGTAGGCGCTCGGGTCGACCAGAGGGATGCCGAAGCCCATGGTGAACGTGAGCAGATCGCGGACCGTGATCGGCCGGTTGGAAGGGACCGTGTCGTCCAAGGGGCCGTCGAGCCGCCTCAGCACGCGGCGGTTCGCGAGCTCGGGGAGGAGCCGGTCGACCGGCTCGTCGAGACGGAGCCGGCAGTCCTCCACGAGGAGCATCGTCGCTGCGGCGGTCACGGGCTTGGTCATCGAGGAGATCCGGAAGATCGTGTTCCGCCGCATGGGCGCGCCGCCGCCTCGTTGCATCGTGCCCATCGCGTCGACATGCGTTTCCCCGCGCCGGCTCACCAAGGCGACGAGCCCGGGGACCTCGTCGCGCTTCACGTACCCCGTCAGGAGGTCGCGCATCCGGCCGAGTCGCGCTTCGGACAATCCGCCCTCGGTCACGCCCAGCTCCTCTGGCGAGGAATCGCAACCGGTCCTCGACTAAGAACCTGTTCGCTCCTGTCCGCATCCGCTCTCGGGCGCGAGGCGCAGGGTGATATATCCCCCGCCTCGTACGCGTTGCCACCGAAGGAGATGGGAGCGGCATGCCGGCTCGGAAGCCCGAGAACCTCGAGGAGGCCGTCGACGAGGCGCGCGAGATCCTCACCGCGAACGGGCAGGACCTGCGCTCGCTCCTCTACCGGGACATCCTCCTGAACGCGATCAAGTGCCGACGCGACGACCTGGACATCCTCGACCTCAAGGTGATCAACCGCGCCGTCGCGGAGTTCCGCCACGCGGCCCGTGTGTTCAAGCCTTACCGCAAGGTCCGGAAGGTCTCCATCTTCGGATCCGCGCGGGAGAAGAAGGGCAGTCCCTACTACGAGTTGGCCGTCCGACTGGGGCGGCTCTTGGTCGCAAGGCGGTTCATGGTGATCACGGGAGCGGCGGAAGGGATCATGCGGGCCGGGATCGAGGGGGCGGGGGCCGAGAACAGCTTCGGCGTGAACATCCTGTTGCCGTTCGAGAAGGGACCCTCCACCCTCATCCAGGACGATCCCAAGGTGATCCGCTTCAAGTACTTCTTCACGCGCAAGGTCTTCTTCGTCATGGAGGCCGACGCCATCGCCCTGTTCCCGGGAGGCTTCGGCACCCACGACGAGGGGTTCGAGGTCCTCACGCTCCTGCAAACCGGGAAGGCACCGCCGATGCCCGTGGTCCTCATGGAGCTTCCCGGCGAAGACTACTGGGAGACTTGGGACCGTTTCATCCGGGAGCAGCTGCTCGCGCGCGGCTTCGTCTCCGCCGAGGACCTCACGCTCTACCGGATCGTCCGGTCCCCCGAGGAGGCGGCGGCCTGGATTGCTTCGTACTACTCCACCTACCACTCCCTGCGGCAGGTCGGGGACCGCCTCGTGATCCGCCTGGAAAGAGAGCTGTCCGACGACCAGGTACGCAGGCTGAACGAGACGTTCCATGACCTCGTCGCCTCGGGCAAGATCACCAAGACGTCCGCCCTGCGAGAGGAGGCGGACGAACCCGAGCTGCAATCCAAACCGCGGCTCGTCTTCGCGTACGACCGCGGCCGCGCGGG harbors:
- a CDS encoding LOG family protein, which codes for MPARKPENLEEAVDEAREILTANGQDLRSLLYRDILLNAIKCRRDDLDILDLKVINRAVAEFRHAARVFKPYRKVRKVSIFGSAREKKGSPYYELAVRLGRLLVARRFMVITGAAEGIMRAGIEGAGAENSFGVNILLPFEKGPSTLIQDDPKVIRFKYFFTRKVFFVMEADAIALFPGGFGTHDEGFEVLTLLQTGKAPPMPVVLMELPGEDYWETWDRFIREQLLARGFVSAEDLTLYRIVRSPEEAAAWIASYYSTYHSLRQVGDRLVIRLERELSDDQVRRLNETFHDLVASGKITKTSALREEADEPELQSKPRLVFAYDRGRAGRLNELILEINRLGRS